The following are from one region of the Patescibacteria group bacterium genome:
- a CDS encoding MFS transporter encodes MNKQLRALYAMHSIDWFASVLIGIFVPIYFLSLGFTLAEIFIYFIILCAGFVGAFFIAGQVANRYGLKECLIIRLPFKYLQLALLFFLPQYSFLLYAVAIINAVQVGFYWFPFHVIFAQNSSRKKLGKEVGRMGAFPQMGSVVAPLAGAFITASFGFNYLFLAAGILHLFTLIPFYYLKNWQSSVRFHPSVIFEMFKKYKKFFGLMVVSSGVAEVEGVILPIFVYLTFANIISVGTIGAFAGVGAVFFTLLVGRFADSYRKEKIMKIGASVMIVIWLLRFFHAEIAFYYMLSVVAGFFLILINIPLGTIYYGLAKTENIDEFVFFREIAVNLGRVITYSLALAIALKINYSFLMAAAALLGFLFI; translated from the coding sequence ATGAATAAACAATTGCGGGCGCTTTACGCCATGCATTCAATTGATTGGTTTGCTTCGGTCTTAATAGGAATATTCGTTCCTATTTATTTTTTATCTTTGGGTTTCACGCTGGCGGAAATATTTATCTATTTCATAATCCTTTGCGCCGGGTTTGTTGGCGCTTTTTTTATCGCCGGACAGGTTGCTAACCGCTATGGATTAAAAGAGTGCTTAATAATCCGGCTGCCTTTCAAATATCTCCAGCTGGCTTTGCTTTTCTTTCTTCCCCAGTATAGTTTTTTACTTTACGCTGTCGCGATCATTAATGCCGTTCAGGTAGGATTTTACTGGTTTCCCTTCCACGTAATTTTCGCCCAGAATTCCAGCCGGAAAAAACTTGGAAAAGAAGTGGGAAGAATGGGGGCATTTCCGCAGATGGGGAGCGTGGTCGCTCCTTTGGCCGGCGCGTTTATTACCGCTTCTTTTGGGTTTAATTATTTGTTCCTAGCCGCGGGCATACTTCATTTATTCACTCTTATTCCCTTCTACTACCTGAAGAATTGGCAATCCAGCGTTCGGTTCCATCCGTCAGTCATTTTTGAGATGTTTAAAAAATACAAAAAATTTTTTGGCCTTATGGTTGTCAGCTCCGGGGTGGCGGAGGTCGAGGGCGTAATCCTCCCTATATTCGTTTATTTAACTTTTGCCAATATTATCTCGGTCGGAACTATCGGGGCTTTTGCCGGAGTCGGCGCGGTGTTCTTTACCCTTCTGGTCGGCCGATTTGCCGACAGCTATCGGAAAGAAAAGATTATGAAAATCGGCGCTTCTGTTATGATAGTGATTTGGCTGTTGCGATTTTTTCACGCTGAGATAGCTTTTTATTACATGCTTTCGGTAGTTGCCGGCTTCTTTCTCATATTGATTAACATTCCTTTGGGAACTATATATTATGGTTTGGCGAAAACCGAAAATATCGATGAATTCGTGTTTTTTCGGGAAATTGCCGTAAATTTAGGCCGGGTCATCACCTACTCTCTCGCCCTTGCCATAGCCCTAAAAATTAATTATAGTTTCTTAATGGCCGCCGCCGCCTTATTGGGCTTTTTGTTTATTTGA
- a CDS encoding M48 family metallopeptidase, with amino-acid sequence MSTLYTQADSNRRKTWVLMTLFFAFIMIIGYVFSQAMDNSAILYIAVAFSVVSSFISYWFSDKIVLAMSQAREVKHEDNPQLYHIVENLCITAGLPVPKIYIIEDTAPNAFATGRDPKHAVVAVTTGILQKLEKAELEGVIAHELSHVGNRDILIATLVTVMVGMVVLLADWFRHWTFWGGGRRRSNNSEGGQLGLIIMIVAIVLSILAPIFAMLMQMAISRKREFKADADGALLTRYPEGLARALEKIAYDREPLEVANRATAHLYIVSPFKADIASDGTQRASLWVKLFSTHPPIGERVAALRGMSV; translated from the coding sequence ATGTCTACTCTTTATACGCAAGCGGATTCCAACCGGAGAAAAACCTGGGTTTTGATGACCCTGTTTTTCGCGTTTATCATGATAATCGGTTATGTATTTTCCCAAGCCATGGACAATTCGGCGATTCTCTATATTGCCGTAGCTTTTAGCGTTGTTTCTTCGTTCATAAGCTACTGGTTTTCCGATAAAATCGTCTTAGCTATGAGCCAGGCCCGGGAAGTAAAACACGAAGACAACCCCCAGCTTTATCATATCGTGGAAAACCTCTGCATCACGGCCGGTCTACCAGTGCCGAAAATTTATATTATTGAAGATACGGCGCCAAACGCGTTTGCTACCGGGCGCGACCCCAAGCACGCGGTTGTCGCCGTTACCACCGGCATCCTCCAAAAGCTCGAAAAAGCGGAATTGGAAGGCGTAATTGCCCACGAACTCTCGCACGTCGGCAACCGGGATATTTTAATCGCGACGCTCGTAACCGTCATGGTCGGGATGGTGGTGCTTTTAGCCGATTGGTTCAGACATTGGACTTTTTGGGGCGGCGGAAGGAGAAGAAGTAATAATTCAGAAGGCGGCCAGCTCGGGTTAATTATTATGATCGTAGCGATTGTGCTTTCAATCCTTGCGCCAATTTTTGCCATGCTAATGCAAATGGCTATTTCCCGAAAGCGCGAATTTAAGGCTGACGCGGACGGCGCTTTATTGACCCGCTACCCGGAAGGCTTGGCCCGGGCTTTGGAAAAAATCGCTTACGACCGCGAGCCCTTAGAAGTCGCCAACCGGGCTACGGCCCACCTCTATATTGTTTCCCCGTTTAAAGCTGATATAGCTTCGGATGGGACCCAAAGAGCGAGCCTTTGGGTAAAATTATTTTCCACCCATCCGCCGATTGGTGAGAGAGTCGCGGCGCTACGGGGGATGAGCGTGTAG